AATTATTCCCCTTGGGAATAGTCTACTAGAAGACTTTTGATAGTACAAGTAGTTTGCAAAATCCcagttcagtttggacttaaacatTGTTGAACTAAGTccaaactgaaactcctagtacACCTCATGTGAAGATTGATAATATATAGACCGCTATTTAAATACAATGATTTATAATATTGTTATATCCTAGCATTTGATGATCATTGATTATCAAATACAATTATTTATAAAGTGTGCTTGACTTATTGAAATTTTCGGTTAAGATATATGGAAGTTTGAATGCTCGATTCTCATTAAAAGTCGTAACCTTACTAAACTTAATACTAAACTGAAACATTTCTCTAtctatatatagatattttaaaatagaccTGTTTCAAAAAGAAAGTGAATGTTGGTTTGTTTTTTGTCCAATATTATCTGACAGTCGTACACTCATGCGATCAGTTTTGTACGAAAAACTTCTATCCAATCAACAGTTTGGCCTTCTGGTATAAACTGGcctgatgataaaaaaaaatagtcagTTTTGTTCGACTATACCAATTTTGCTTAAATCAGTTGCTTTAATTATTTGTTGAcaccaaaatataaaaattcttgttccaacatatatattatatatgttaattaattattaattcaaaataatatgttgTGATTATGTACAAAATCATTAGAATTATATAAAATGTTtacaaaattctataaaaatattgcaaaaaatctataaaaatctaCATAAATCTGTTtgtaaatatatgatattatataaaaatcaataaaaatattaaaaatccataaaatctataatttctaaaaattcattaaaaatcatCATAGTTTGAATGAACCCCACTTTGTGAAGTGTTTTATCCAGTAGTCTGCCTTTTGGCGGTTTCGGTTAAGTCCCTTCGTAGTTTTCAAACTCACTCGCTCTCCTATGCAATCAATACCATCGTAATCCTCTTCAATATTCTTCGCTGATTCTTATTCATTTCACCCTCTTTTTCTTGCTTTTCCAATGCCCCGTCTTTCGTTTCCTACCTGTAATTTTTGTccttattcatttatttaaaaaaatttgaactgaTTTTTACATTTGATTTATGTACGATCGAAGAGGCGACATTTTTCGGAGTTGAAGGAAGAAACCAGATGGGATTACTGAGCAGTTTATTGGGAGTTCTTGGTTTTGGGCTTGGGCTTCCTCTTGGTTTCTTGAttggattttatatttttatttattctgaATCCAGAGATGTTGAGGTAATCTTGTTTGattttgcttcttgttttactgggaatttttattgttttttaaaaaataaaataaattattgggtTTAAATTTATATGTCAAATAATAACCAGTTTTCATCCAAACCCATGTTTTTTGTTCTTGTGTAGAATTTTGTATGATCTTTTTTCTTGATCAATGATACATATATTTGGTTTCTTGTTGATGTGTGAAGCGGGGTTTATGTTCTGACTTATTGTTGTGAATAGAACTCATTTATAAACTATACCAAAATTGGAAATTTTATCCCTTTTTTTAATGAATGGAGTTTGATCATTGTTCAAGATTTCAAGTTCATCATCTATTATGTTGTGATGTAAATAAAGTCTAAGTATCTATAAATCAGGCTTAATGTGATATTAACTTCTACCAAAAATGGAATTATTACCTGCAAAATGTGAGCCGGCCCGACCCTATTTTCTTGGGTGTTACTTGTATTATTGATATGTAATGTCATAAAAAAGCTTGATTTGATTGAATTTTTCtatgctttttttaaaaatgtttccCACTCGTGTTTTATCTTAGCTGTTGTAAAAGGTCTTTCCTGGTCCAATCGATTTTCGATTGGCTATTCAAAGAAATTTTAAGAATAACGCCCCTCGAAATATACTCGAGATGCATTTGGTTGTTTGAAATATGAAATGAGATAATGAGTGAGTGTGCGTGAATGTTGACGTTAGGATCTGGAAATCAGGCCACTATATGAGCTCGATACAGTTTCATTGGAAGATCTTATGCCTGAAATTCCTCTGTGGGTGAAGAGTCCCGATTTTGATCGAGTGAGTATTCAGTTTTCCATTTCATTTCGAGCCTGCTTAACAAAGAGGCTACCAGGCTTTGTTTTGTTTGTCTTTCGATGTTGTGACAAAGTTTATGTCATATGCAGGTAGATTGGttaaacaaatttttgtctGATATGTGGCCCTTTCTCGACAAGGTTTTTTACATCTCTGAACCTTCTGATGCTTTAACCAGAAAATGTATTTTATCTAAACTATGATGTACAGGctatttgtaaaataattagAAGCTCGGCAGAGCCCATATTTACAGAGTATATCGGGAAATTTAAGATAGAGTCGATTGAGTTCGAGAATCTTAGCCTTGGACAGCTTCCACCGACCATACATGGTATGCTTAGTCCTCTTATATTTCCTGCCACGGTCCTAAAAATAAGACATTTGGCTAGAAGCGTGAATTTTGTAATGTTTCGAGTCTTTTGACATGTCCCTTGATTTTTCGATCATGGGAAACGAGCGTTGGAATCAtactaaattatttttgaaaggaaaaatattaaTCGTCCAACTGAATCATTTCgttgtttaaaaatttcttattaCTGTTGGATTTTTTGTGATGAAGACTTAATTCTTGCTCTTGTTCTGGATGAAGCCAAGTCCAAAAGTTAATGCTGAGCGTGGTTCTAAAACTTGATATCTGATGCAGAGGTTGTTTATTGACAGGTCTCAAAGTCGTTGAGACTAATGAGAGGGAATTGGTTATGGAACCAGCGATTAGATGGGCTGGCAATCCAAATATAGTCGTCGTGTTAACTATTTCATCCATTCGTGTGCCGATTCAGGTAAATTAAACTCAGTCAATGCTCCTAGACGATAAAAGAAACTGTGTTCATAGACTTTTTGTTAAGATATTTTTAACTACTTTGAGACATTTTGATATTATTGCTTGAAAGTTGGTGGATTTACAAGTATTTGCTTCACCACGGGTAACACTTAAGCCACTCGTGCCTACAATTCCATGCTTTGCAAATATTGTTGTATCTTTGATGGAAAAGGTAACTCGAATGTTCTGAATGTTAAACATTCCTTTGATTATTTTACTTTGTTAAATGGAAAAGCTCATTTTCTCCTttataattgatatttgagttcaGCCATGCATCGACTTTGGAATAAATGTGTTGGGTGGAGACATCATGTCCATTCCTGGGCTCTATCGATATGTTCAGGTATCATTGGCATGAGTCGTATATCTTTAAGATTTGGAGACTTGGATTTTCGTTGGAGATGTAATTATCCATAGTTTTCTATTGGCAGGAGAGGATTAAAAAAGAAGTTTCAAATCTTTACCTCTGGCCTAAGTCTTATGATGTACCAATCCTCGATGCTTCTACGTCGGTCACTTACTTCAAATTGCCGAACTTCTAGTGattttatcttaaaattttataaattctttgTCATTAAGCATTTGGCCTTCGACTATACAGGGTAGCGATAAAGAAACCAGTCGGAATTTTGCACGTGAAAGTCATTCGGGCAGTGAAGCTTTTGAAGATGGATTTACTCGGATTATCTGATCCTTATGTTAAGCTAAGCCTAAGTGGAGAGAAGCTTCCGGCTAAAAAAACTACTGTCATAAAGAAAACTTTGAATCCCGAGTGGAACGAGGAATTCAAACTGGCCGTGAAGGACCCTCAATCTCAAATGCTTCACATAAACGTCTACGACTGGGATAAGGTTTATACCTTAATTATCTAACGTAACGTTGCTTTTACGTCTAACGTCTCAAATGGTTGGTTTTGGGCCATGGAAActaagtttgtatttcttactACTTTATCTTGTTTTGGCGTTTAACAGGTGGGTGCTCACGATAGATTAGGGACTCAACTATATCCTCTGAAACTACTAACACCAAATGTACCAACGGAGGCAACACTCGACTTGCTGAAAGATACAAGTATTTCTGCTCCTCGCAGCAAGAAGCTACGAGGGCAAATCTTACTCGAGCTTACATATGCACCTTTTAGAGAAGATCTACATATTTTTAGTGGGATTCTTGAAGGATATGGTAGAAAAGATAGTATAACTGATGGGGCATCTGGTAATGGAAGCCCGAAGGGAGCAGGCTTACTTCTACTCTCGGTCCAAGGAGCACATGACGTAGAAGGTTCACGCCACAACAATCCATACGTTTTGATAATATTTCGAGGGGAAACAAAGAAATCAAAGGTGGACTTCCATTGTTTTTTAAGTCTCTTTTACACCCTATCATTTACGCTTCGATTGAGAAATTTGGTGTTGTTTAGATGATTAAGAGAACTCGTAATCCGGCGTGGGACGAAGAGTTCCAGTTCTTGTCCGAAGAACCTCCCTTGGAAGAGAAGATACATATAAAAGTCATGAGCAAGCGCACCGGCATCAGCTTCCATTCGAAGGTATTCGAAACTCAGATAATTATTTACCAGATTCTTATGATCTTCATCTtacaaatatttgtttttcaaaTTAGTTCAGATACATGTGATCTCATATTTTCTTGCTAACTATAAATTTATTACATGTTTTAGGAATCTTTGGGACATGTTGACATCAACCTCTCCGACGTGGTTCACAACGGACGTATCAACCAGAAATATCATTTGATAGATTCAAAGAATGGAGTCATACATGTCGAATTACGTTGGAAGACTATCTGATAGAATCAGAATCACACaataaatttttcccaaaaatagTTAGAATATAACAAATAAAATCACATAATTTCTCATCACTATATTTGTTACATTTTTTATTatcagtatttttttttatcacagtGCAGCTGGAAAATACCAATACTTTTAcaagattttaagaatttttatagAGGAAAATAAACATTATTGAGAATTGTATGTGATAACAATATCAGTATCATTTGAGATtacaatatcaaaattataaatatcaatATAATATAAGATTTCAATATCATAAATCAATATCTTCCAACAGAAAATCTTCGTTAatatgtgtgtgcgtgtgtgtaaCTTCGTGATGAATCTAGAGGATcaataaatatgttttttttttttaaaattctattatAGGGATGAGAGGACTCGAATCTGAGACTACAAAGGAGAAACAAGATGAGACCATCTGAGCTAAAGCTCGGCTCAGGATCAATAAATATGCTGTGAGAGTATAttcagataaataaataaactatggggaaaaaatgaaaataccAAGAAAAGGTTCTCTTTTTAGTTGACTTGTCCCAAAAACTAAGGTAAATTTATCATGGTCAAAGGGGAATCTTATATTTTCAACAAAGGAATCATGGAATAAAGCGTCACTTTtaattaaactttattttttattttaaaatacaaatatgaTAATCGTTTTAGATTACAAAGATATAAAGTAAATGTTCGCACTATTTACAGGACTTGGACGTGGACTCGAGACATGTTTATGTAGACAAAGAAAgtacaaaaaattaattaaatctgtttaaataaatcaagataaattATCCACAATCAAATTTTATGgatatttaaatttgattaattattgaagtttaaatataaaaaaaattgattaatatGACATGTCttgaaattataaaaagttttattaatttagttAAATCTGATTGGGTTGTGAATAATTTTGAGTGCCTCAAAAGGATGTTTCAAATGAAAAGGAGTTCCTTTCTTGGCTACTAGCTCGTTCTCTTTTAGGGACAATGAACTTTATTTCCACCCTAAAAATTTAGGaacttttccttttaaaagGTTGTCTTTTAGAGACTAAATTAAAGTTAAATAAAGGGGGAATAATGAACTGCACTTGctcgttttttttttgaaaaaaaataattataaaaatatatcatccaTGGTTGAACACTACGaggggatttttttttttttagaaactgGACATTTACAAATGAGAACTCTAGGAATTGGATAAAGCATCATAGTTTATATTCAATAAAATGGGCATCTTGTCCTTGGTATCTCCGATTTAGTAGAGTAGGCGATTATTTAGTCAAtgatcatatatttatttttttcatcaacatcTTCTCAGACGAGTCAGTCACACAAGGTTTTCTCAGTGCGGTTTACGTGACTAATTTGGTTTACAAGCTACTACACTAGTACATGAGTTTACCTAGTACGCATCGAAAGATATTAGTTATAGATTccatcatcataaaaataaaataaagtttctTCTAGTTTTTCTAACTGTACAAAGACATTATTTTTCGccctttaaaattatttaaactatTGTTTtcgaaaaacaaaatatttaaactaTTGTATTAATGTCATAAAGTCAACAATATCGTGGGCAAACGGCACACgtgtgtttgatttttttatcagaaaaatataagatttagtcttcctttttttttctctgGATAATCTATTTTCAAGATTCTGATTCCAAATGTTTCCATAATTTAATCTTAAAAGGGGTCAAAATAAGTACAAAACCATAATATTAATTGAAACAAAAGCTAAATATGTTGAAAAAATGATTTCCAATTTACTCTCGGATCAATACTTTCTCGAATTTCTAGCGAACCTGTTACATAATatctatttaataaaatttatctgaCTAACGTGATTCGACATTGAACACGAAGATAATCTAAAATTTGTGTGGCTTGAAtataatgtgtgtgtgtgtgagctGCGAGATGTATTTATTTgacctaatattttttttatacatgtcGTATGAATTTGGCTTTCTGATGTTCCAAAGCAAGttgaaagaaaaatcaattgcgATGGCATGCATGAAAGAATATTATGTCATTTAATAACAATTATAGCAACCagaataattataatttgaaaatataataaaaacgagaaaaaaacacaaaaaaaaaatgaatagaaTCTGCATCTAAACAAGAAAAATGTAATATGTTGAATTAAACAAATACTATTGAAATAATTGGGAAATCTATTTGGTTATGTTATGTACATTTGTGTTTGTAATTTTGATTTTCGATGCtcttaaatttcaattttagtcttattattcaaattttgacaatttcaATCTTTTTTCATCGAAAGTGTTAATGTGATATCACTTAATACAAGAATAGAAAGTCGACCAtccacaaaataataaaaataaaaacacacacttatatgtatgtatatatgtatgtatgcaGTTGATCGACATTGGAGTTGGTGattttcataattaataattattttttttattaattgcgAATGCCCAAATATTGACTATTTCTGCTGCAATTTGATGacatatttatgtttttattattcttggatttgatataTTCTTCTATTATTGTTAACTACTTACTTAAGCATGTGATTTCGTGATATTTTTGTCTCTACTGTAATTAAATAGTTAAgaaaataatatgttaaaaatataagaCTTTATCATATAGTGAGTAATTTATTAATGATGACAGATTATTTAGTCGTGtttatttaattgcattaaacaattaataaaaatattctaatattaaacataaaaaattccacattataaaaaaatatagaccTAATTACTGTTCTTTTTAATAGTAAATAGTAATCGAAATTATCTTCCAATAATAGAAAGTATTTTTCAGTTTCAACGTTAAAATCAAACAGTGAAGGTATAATTTATGGTCCTGTTTCGATTTCTCGAATTAAAAAACCATAGCCAAAACAAAATTCCGAAATCggaaattaatattatgttcAAGGTGCTGTAGTATATATAAGTAActagatttatttaatttaaattgcttaacatttattaactttttataataacttattatgatatttattgcttttattttttaaatataattgttAGATAATTAGATTAAATTATTCTGGTTGGATTAGCGCCATTATTTTCACCTTGATTGTAAGAATTCGAAACAATAATTCAATTCAACTTAATTCGAGTAGCAactaaatcaaaatcaaaatcaaaatcatcagaataaagggaaaaaaacaaaatcatataattCTAGTTccacttattattattattattgaaatcaAAACAATCTCAAATCCGAAATCATATGTTCCAAATTTGTGGTCATACCTAGGTCTCATATTGAGTCATCTTCCTAACCTAAAATCCATTTTGTCCAAACGGAAGTTTCAACTTGCACGTAACTAAATAATGACTCAAATTTTGATagtcaaataaatttttgaaaaacatttATTGCACAATCTCTCTCTCTGAACTAATTCATatcattaaaattttcaatttaagtactcttaaaacaaaatattgtaACTTGTAACTTTTTTTAGACGATGTAACTCACAACCACCGGGTAAATTTATGGGCTAACATAGTAGCATCCAAAGCATGTTATCTAAGAAAATCTTTAACATGTACAACAAATTTTCTCGAAAATATTGGTCACTTAACTTTATTGTTAATATTCTGAgtagtttataaaattaaatcaaccaaatatataacaaataaaaaattactctAACTATTTTATCAGTCGGACAAAAGCACACATTctttaattcaataaaaatatattaaaagaacttattttaacatttaaaaataattaattagtatgataaaaaaaatagattaattaagttaaaaatATATGCACGTGCTGAACAATTGGTGAAATTTTCTTGTTAATATATCTAAATTCATACTAATTGATTCGAAAGTCGACAAATGAAAAAGTCGAATGAATATCACAAAATCATTCGAAGACAAAACTCATTAAAACTAAAagcacataaaaatatataaatcataacatatatatGCTAAAAAAACATTATCGGACAAAAGAACCATTCAGAGTCAACCTCAGGCCCCCCCAATAGCACTGTCACCAATCGACACAAAGCACAAAGTTACAAAACAAACAAACGATGATGGTCAGCTCACATTTCACGATGAAATCCCTCATCCATTTGGTGCTATTCCACCCATTGGCCGCCAAGAACGAAGAGTAAAGCAATTTTCCTTTGGGTTTTTTTCCCGTTGTGTGTTGATCTTTCTTCAACAGCTGTATATGCTAATAGTATAAAACCATATCACTCGCTATCCTGGATTTTTCCTTGTGATTTACGTGCTTGACTATCTATCTATCTCTGTGTTTCTGATTTGAAAATGTGAGTTGGTTCCTATTTTAATGCCTGCGTAGAAAAATCCCATTTTCAAGAATCGAGCTATCTGTTCAACTTTGTCCATCTCTTTTcttgggtttttttttcttgaaaagggTTCTGTTCTGCTTgcttattaaaaaaaaggaaagaaaagaagTCGTACTCTGCATTAGTAGCATTGATTTCTTGTGAAGAGTTTTCTTTGGGGGTGATTTGTTTCCTGTTTTTAAGATTTGTTTGGAGAAATCCTGTTTCAAGACTGGGTTTTTTTCCGCACCTTTGTTCCGCACTTTCttggttttttttgttttgttttgttttgtttgttttgttttaaaggAGCTAATTTGTTTGCGCAATCAAAGAAAGTTCTCATTTTGAAGAACATCATTAATTTCTTGAAAAGGGGATTTCTGGGGGGAGATCTCGCGCGGAGAATAGTTAGAAATGGGGAGTAATTGGAAGAAAGTAAAGATGGCGCTTGGATTGAATCTGTGTGCATTTGTGCCGGCAAATCGTTTAGCTGGTGATGATCCTGATGATGTCTCCTCACCATCATCTGAGCTACGGTCTGCTGCAGCCATCCCACCACGGACCCCGGAGGACTCGTCCTCTACTCCTCCTACGCCCAGTTCGATTAAGATGAGGCTGTCTAAGAGCTTCAGTAGAGCTTCTTCTAAGGTTTGATTTTGTCTCTTAGCATCATTGACCACATGTGTAATTGATTAGATTGGTTGGAGGTTAAACAGCATAAGAATCACCTtcagattttaaatgttttgcgACGAGGCCGGTGGATTGGTGCtgtcaaaaaaattcaaagtttaTGATCTATGTTATAGGAAAAACTAAGGGTGCAGTTGTGTAATTGATTTGAGCTTCATGGATTTGAAGTATGTAATCCAGTTTCGTTGTGTACGGTTGGTTGCCTACATAAAATGTTGGGTTCCCCAAAAATGGATATGGACACGGaatgaaatttaaaactttttgtGTTTTCCTAGTCATTGTAATCGGTTGCTTTTAAACCAATTTGGAAGAATAAGATAAATCCACATTCACAGATTAGATTTATTCGTCCCGGTATTGTATCAAGGATTATCGATATTGTACTGTATAAGAAAACCTCCAATAATTAGTACTAAATAGTTATTGGATATTTAACAGTTGAGATTTATGTTTTTGACTTtccattaattaaaaattgattAAGAATTAGTTGCAGGTTATATGGTTCAAGGTGAATAATTCAAACAAAGTTAGAATGCATTGTTAGGCTGATCAAGTATTGATAAGGAATAACAATTTTTGAACTTATTGATAACTTATAAGTCATGTTTCTCACAAGCTTTTGCTTAAATTTACAGAAGAATTGTGCGATATGTTTGGCGTCAATCAAACAAGGAAGCCAGGCGATCTTTACTGCAGAGTGCTCACATACCTTTCATTTCCAGTGCATTGCATCAAATGTTAAACATGGCAATCGATATTGCCCAGTGTGCAGAGCAAAATGGAAAGAAATACCCTCTCAAGTCCACAGCGTTGATCCTCTAATGGGGAGATCAAGGGTGAATCCCATCGATTGGCCCTACAATAATGATAGGATGATTAATATCCATCAACACCCGCCTCGTTCGAATTCCAGTCGAAATGCCTCGCCCCTGTTTCATACCCCTGAACCGGCAGTCTTTGATGATGACGAGTCATTGAATCTTGAAATTGAAACAGCTTCTCCTGAGAGAAACATTGCGGATAAATGTTCAGTCGATGGTGTTGACCAAAGAaaagttgttattaattcttaTAAAGAAGTTTCAGCTGTTCCTCAATCAAGCACTGTTGATAGCTTTACCGTGTTACTTCATCTAAAAGCTCCTAGTTCAAATTCATGGCGTAATTTCAGCAGGAATGATGCAAAATTGCCGCAAATCTCTCAACTGCCTCGTGCACCTGTTGATCTTGTAACTGTTCTTGACATAAGTGGGAGCATGTCAGGTACGAAGTTGGCGTTGTTAAAAAGAGCTATGGGGTTTGTGATACAGAATCTTGGTCCCAACGATAGATTGGCAGTTATAGCCTTTTCCTCCTCGGCTCGCCGCCTCTTTCCCCTCTGCAGAATGTCTGAAACAGGACGATATAAAGCATTACAAGCTGTCAATTCTTTGGTTGCCAGTGGAGGAACAAACATTAGCGAAGGCTTGAGAAAGGGTGCGAAAATAATGAAAGATCGAAGAGAGAAGAATCCTGTTGCCAGTATAATATTGTTATCCGATGGGCAAGATACGTATTCAATCAATGATTCTGGTGGCAATCAGAATCGACCAAATTACGGGTCGCTTCTTCCCTTATCTATCCACCCAGGAGAAAGTTCGGGTTTCAAGATTCCTGTTCACACCTTCGGCTTTGGTACTGATCATGATGCATCATCGATGCATTCAATATCTGAAATTTCGGGAGGGACTTTTTCTTTCATCGAGGCCGTGGGGGCAATACAGGATGCATTTGCACAGTGCATCGGAGGCCTGTTAAGCGTTGTGGCAAAAAATGTTCAAGTAAAAATTGAGTGTATCCACCCGACTGTCTATCTCGAATCTATTAAAGCTGGAAGTTACCCTAATGGCGTGTCCTCTAATCACCAGTCGGGTACCATTGATGCTGGAGACCTGTATGCGGATGAGGAGCGAAACTTTCTTGTTTCTGTAAATATACCAGCCGAAATTTCAAGCAACAAAACGTCATTGTTGAAGATAAGTTGCACATACAACGACCCCTTCACTAAAGAAACAGTGACCTTGGAAGATCACGAGGTTAGAATTGAGAGAACCAAGACGGCTAGACAAGGAACCTTCTCAATTGAAGTGGACAGACAGCGGAACCGGATTCGAGCAGCAGATGCAATAGCACAGGCACGAACTGCTGCTGAACGTGGAGATTTAACTGGTGCCATTTCTACACTCGACAACTGTCGAAAATTGTTATCAGAAACTATGTCAGCTAAATCTCAAGATAGCCTCTGTATTGCTCTTGATGCCGAGCTAAAGGAAATGCAAGAAAGAATGGCAAGTAGGCGTTTGTACGAGGAATCTGGAAGGGCGTACATTTTGTCGGGATTGAGTTCGCACTCTTGGCAAAGAGCGACTGCTAGAGGCGATTCAACAGGTGGTTCGAGCAATACTCAGGCATACCAAACTCCATCAATGGTTGAAATGGTCACTCGGTCTCAGGCCACATTGAAGAATGGTTCTTCGACTCAGAGACATTTAAGACCAACATGGTCGTTCGCCTCCCGACCGAATCCAAGGTAGTGATTTAATGACTGGAGAAGCAAGGTgattttttcaatatataataatgttcttgttttgttttgtaaaGAATAAACTGTGTAAAAATAGTATGCATGTGTGGGGGAAGGAATGGGAAAAACTAGCTTAGGTTAATaactttttgttattttatttgttgGGGTGAGATAGAGAAAAGGCACATTGCTTTGAGAGCAATTTGGATAGAGATGCTAGTGGTGAATTCTCCTGTAATGCAGATTTTCTACTGCTCCTGATGTTCTGCCAGTATGATATGATGCAATAAGCAATGTAATATTAAGTGTACTCCACGATTTCTCTCTTTTAAGTtatatctattactattataaatagttttgatatgctgcacacctatcgtgcacacctatgtgagcaccgatgaggtgtgcagcatatcaaaactcctattataaatatatgagtttgaattgtgagcttaactttttactcttttatttattttataatttgtcatcttcatttggttatttaattaattttttatgttaatttaatatgttaattaatagtgtacttaactttCATTTatgagttttcttttttaccctttcatttgttttatatttttcatgttcatggggtttttaagtaatttttcatgttagttaatatgataattaatagtgtacttaactcaatcaaattaattattattttgattttactttgtaaacttactattttatcttttttttgtaat
This window of the Primulina huaijiensis isolate GDHJ02 chromosome 3, ASM1229523v2, whole genome shotgun sequence genome carries:
- the LOC140974013 gene encoding synaptotagmin-3-like isoform X2, coding for MPEIPLWVKSPDFDRVDWLNKFLSDMWPFLDKAICKIIRSSAEPIFTEYIGKFKIESIEFENLSLGQLPPTIHGLKVVETNERELVMEPAIRWAGNPNIVVVLTISSIRVPIQLVDLQVFASPRVTLKPLVPTIPCFANIVVSLMEKPCIDFGINVLGGDIMSIPGLYRYVQERIKKEVSNLYLWPKSYDVPILDASTVAIKKPVGILHVKVIRAVKLLKMDLLGLSDPYVKLSLSGEKLPAKKTTVIKKTLNPEWNEEFKLAVKDPQSQMLHINVYDWDKVGAHDRLGTQLYPLKLLTPNVPTEATLDLLKDTSISAPRSKKLRGQILLELTYAPFREDLHIFSGILEGYGRKDSITDGASGNGSPKGAGLLLLSVQGAHDVEGSRHNNPYVLIIFRGETKKSKMIKRTRNPAWDEEFQFLSEEPPLEEKIHIKVMSKRTGISFHSKESLGHVDINLSDVVHNGRINQKYHLIDSKNGVIHVELRWKTI
- the LOC140974013 gene encoding synaptotagmin-3-like isoform X1; this encodes MGLLSSLLGVLGFGLGLPLGFLIGFYIFIYSESRDVEDLEIRPLYELDTVSLEDLMPEIPLWVKSPDFDRVDWLNKFLSDMWPFLDKAICKIIRSSAEPIFTEYIGKFKIESIEFENLSLGQLPPTIHGLKVVETNERELVMEPAIRWAGNPNIVVVLTISSIRVPIQLVDLQVFASPRVTLKPLVPTIPCFANIVVSLMEKPCIDFGINVLGGDIMSIPGLYRYVQERIKKEVSNLYLWPKSYDVPILDASTVAIKKPVGILHVKVIRAVKLLKMDLLGLSDPYVKLSLSGEKLPAKKTTVIKKTLNPEWNEEFKLAVKDPQSQMLHINVYDWDKVGAHDRLGTQLYPLKLLTPNVPTEATLDLLKDTSISAPRSKKLRGQILLELTYAPFREDLHIFSGILEGYGRKDSITDGASGNGSPKGAGLLLLSVQGAHDVEGSRHNNPYVLIIFRGETKKSKMIKRTRNPAWDEEFQFLSEEPPLEEKIHIKVMSKRTGISFHSKESLGHVDINLSDVVHNGRINQKYHLIDSKNGVIHVELRWKTI
- the LOC140974014 gene encoding E3 ubiquitin-protein ligase WAV3-like, whose protein sequence is MGSNWKKVKMALGLNLCAFVPANRLAGDDPDDVSSPSSELRSAAAIPPRTPEDSSSTPPTPSSIKMRLSKSFSRASSKKNCAICLASIKQGSQAIFTAECSHTFHFQCIASNVKHGNRYCPVCRAKWKEIPSQVHSVDPLMGRSRVNPIDWPYNNDRMINIHQHPPRSNSSRNASPLFHTPEPAVFDDDESLNLEIETASPERNIADKCSVDGVDQRKVVINSYKEVSAVPQSSTVDSFTVLLHLKAPSSNSWRNFSRNDAKLPQISQLPRAPVDLVTVLDISGSMSGTKLALLKRAMGFVIQNLGPNDRLAVIAFSSSARRLFPLCRMSETGRYKALQAVNSLVASGGTNISEGLRKGAKIMKDRREKNPVASIILLSDGQDTYSINDSGGNQNRPNYGSLLPLSIHPGESSGFKIPVHTFGFGTDHDASSMHSISEISGGTFSFIEAVGAIQDAFAQCIGGLLSVVAKNVQVKIECIHPTVYLESIKAGSYPNGVSSNHQSGTIDAGDLYADEERNFLVSVNIPAEISSNKTSLLKISCTYNDPFTKETVTLEDHEVRIERTKTARQGTFSIEVDRQRNRIRAADAIAQARTAAERGDLTGAISTLDNCRKLLSETMSAKSQDSLCIALDAELKEMQERMASRRLYEESGRAYILSGLSSHSWQRATARGDSTGGSSNTQAYQTPSMVEMVTRSQATLKNGSSTQRHLRPTWSFASRPNPR